The following nucleotide sequence is from Acyrthosiphon pisum isolate AL4f chromosome A2, pea_aphid_22Mar2018_4r6ur, whole genome shotgun sequence.
NNNNNNNNNNNNNNNNNNNNNNNNNNNNNNNNNNNNNNNNNNNNNNNNNNNNNNNNNNNNNNNNNNNNNNNNNNNNNNNNNNNNNNNNNNNNNNNNNNNNNNNNNNNNNNNNNNNNNNNNNNNNNNNNNNNNNNNNNNNNNNNNNNNNNNNNNNNNNNNNNNNNNNNNNNNNNNNNNNNNNNNNNNNNNNNNNNNNNNNNNNNNNNNNNNNNNNNNNNNNNNNNNNNNNNNNNNNNNNNNNNNNNNNNNNNNNNNNNNNNNNNNNNNNNNNNNNNNNNNNNNNNNNNNNNNNNNNNNNNNNNNNNNNNNNNNNNNNNNNNNNNNNNNNNNNNNNNNNNNNNNNNNNNNNNNNNNNNNNNNNNNNNNNNNNNNNNNNNNNNNNNNNNNNNNNNNNNNNNNNNNNNNNNNNNNNNNNNNNNNNNNNNNNNNNNNNNNNNNNNNNNNNNNNNNNNNNNNNNNNNNNNNNNNNNNNNNNNNNNNNNNNNNNNNNNNNNNNNNNNNNNNNNNNNNNNNNNNNNNNNNNNNNNNNNNNNNNNNNNNNNNNNNNNNNNNNNNNNNNNNNNNNNNNNNNNNNNNNNNNNNNNNNNNNNNNNNNNNNNNNNNNNNNNNNNNNNNNNNNNNNNNNNNNNNNNNNNNNNNNNNNNNNNNNNNNNNNNNNNNNNNNNNNNNNNNNNNNNNNNNNNNNNNNNNNNNNNNNNNNNNNNNNNNNNNNNNNNNNNNNNNNNNNNNNNNNNNNNNNNNNNNNNNNNNNNNNNNNNNNNNNNNNNNNNNNNNNNNNNNNNNNNNNNNGCCTTCCTAACGGGGGCAAGAATGGTACTTCGGGATGTGGGGGAGCCCCGCGACGTCGAGCAATCGGCGACGCGCCCTCACACGACGGCCCGTCCCGACCTCGGTCGTGGCGCGGTCGGCGGCGGTTTGGTTTCGGAGTGGCAGTCAGCAGGAGCTAACAATGTGGTTAAAAGACCAAGCTCGGTCTAGGGGAAAGTTGCCGAGTGAGATAACTCCTTAGCGCCCACCCAGCCTACCGGTGGGGCTATATGCACCGGAGGTTGCCCATGACCAAAAATGGGAAGCGATGAGGATAGCTTCGCGATCCCACCAGGGTGGCGAAAGGCACGTGCACGCCTTAGCCGACGGTACGGGCGCACTCTCTCCCTACTTCGGTGGGAACGGGTGTGCGCCCGGTGCTCGTGGTCCTTAGACGACGCGCGGACGGCGGACTGTGTGGGTAAAACCACCGTACGTCGGACGTGAACCTCCGCGGCTCTCGACTAGTGCACAGCGCTAATGTGAGGTCCGCGGTTGTAGCCGCGAGGCAACAAAACCTAGGAATATACGTGACTCCATTGCTCTAGCCAGTACATCATAAGTATGTTTACCTTTCAAAGGTTTTATAGATAGCAAATAAGATTGGCGTTCAAATGTTTCTGTATCGATCCAGTGAACAGTAATTCCTAAGTATGAtctatttagaaataaataaaattatgtatcagtaattagtaatacaaatataaaaataatacaatcataCAATCATAAACGTGTATTGGcccataatatatcaaattaaatgtattagaatTACCTTTTAAATGTAGACCAAGCATCGGCTGTCGTTGATACAAATTCAACCAAATTCAACTTGTTCTTTAATTTATCAAAGGCAACTTTATAGCTATTATCTATACGTTTCATTAAAGTCTGGCGACATAATACAGTTCTTCCAGGATAGCCTttggaaataattgttttaaaactttcATGAGAAACCAAATTGAATGGTAAATGTGCATTTATTATGACGTCTAAGATCATTTGATCAAGGTCTtctgtaaaatacaatttaagttagGTAAGTAATATCTAAGTCTTACTAATATAGAAATACACGtacatactattactatattaatatattatatattatttattatactaaatcaaCTGTACCTTGAGAAGTCAAACTTTTACGATTTGAACAATTAAGTATTGACATCTGaacagtatttaaatttttgattttttttacatcagaattatcattaatttcagTGTTGACTTTTCAGAGGGGACATCTAAAACCCGGTGtccaaataatcataatatgataaccaTATAAACTGTATCACTCCGTCCCGATCGTTTGTTTCATAGATCCGCTGTGGTGATCACTTATGTATATTAGCGGTTACTGCTGCCCTCGGCTAGCACATTTTTcacctataagttatatattatatataacgataTGAGTTGAAGTTGgtgtaatctaattttaaccCCGAACAGGGggaatgttttgtaaaaatgtatgcctatctaaattataattataaattatggatatgctactgtaataatgtatagtaaaaattgtataatatgtaaataattttatatgtaaataattgtataagtacctaaattaatttgaataaaattgtgtgttatgtcatattatattatttggtttttatttgataatattattaatagatatgtCAACACGCTATTGTGTACAATTAGTTCATGCGGTTTGTGGAAATTCTATGTATTTTGTTCAGGTATactgacggttttttttttaaccagtgtaaaatctcacgaggaaatatgtattaaattatcaagctttgtgactaaggaaaaaaaaattttactaacaGGATATCTATCACCGAAAGAACCAAAAAAACTGCGATATCATGGAAACAatgatatgtgtaatattaattgatctGCGTGGGTTTGCATTTCTCTGAATtgcttgataaatttatatttttatctagtttgttctattttagaatacaaggctgggcattaatgagttaaaaagttaaagttaacttacttttaactttttaacttaactagttacttttgattttcacttacttaataactgttaacttaatacatttattttttaatcaacgtgaaattaacgaattaatttttcattttaagaagttaagttaatttattttgtttttaagtccttatattttaagtgttatatacatcatacattatattatatttattttgaatgttgTCTCGCACacttcataattaaaaaaaacttgataattgatttaacaaacaatatattcattattcactaTTTTTGTATCACTGTTTTAGGTTTGGatgagttataatatagttattaacatGGATATAAGTAAGTAACAACCaacaaattatgtaggtatattatatttaagtatgtgAATTATCATCGAGttaatttgcaatattttatcattattaacttCGTTAGTTGGTTGATgattgttatagtataatatggtatcattaattaataaactggaaaattagtaaaaaactaaaatagccCGAATAGGAAATTTAACACGAATTTCAGTAGTATGTTTCACAGATTTTTGGAAGAtcgtttaaacgtttttgaaagATTATGTCAGTGTcataaaaaaaagcataaaaaatataaaaattttaattttgatattaataggTTTACAATTCCCGTGATAAAcccgacataataatatatgaatttctCGAGCGTTATATAAAAATgccttttaaaataatgtacctacttacctattattaatttatttaatagtcataactcatattgCTCAAAACCTTGACGGGCGCATTATACAAAATTCTTAGATCTTGTAAATGGGCTATATCTAATATATCcatacaatgtaaaaatatattttattaagttccatgtcattaattaataattataaataatatcaatacatttttcatagaGTGTGTTTAATTGAGTTGCCTCCGTGTATAACGGAGTATACAACATACTAAATCTGTGACTAGCGCATTCAACAGAACCACCAATATTCAGTTGTTAGCTTTAACCattgaatttacaatattttaaaatcaatgctttaacttaaaaatgtaaggaatcagtgttaaaataatcaatgtttTACGATGAAAATTTaagatgttataatttttaagcgagtttccggtattacaatatatattacgagtatattatattaaatacattcatcgttccactcagaatctaaaatattcattactcgcttaaaaatgtaaataccgtGAAAAACAATACCTAAGTAACAAACACAAATTATGTTTACACCTTAAACTTTGATAATAGATCATTTAAATCTAGGCCCAATAAGGGACAAAAcagtgtttttgtttttaaaaacaatgtaagTCCCAACAATCGACGTATGGAAAATATGGGAgacttaagtttttattttgtttttttttactacctatttgtCTATGTACCTTCCTATATATTGTGGCGAAttacacaaaattggttctgcTGAATGCAATTTTTCCGttttacgtatatttattaCGAGTATACCACATGAAAGTGCGTTATCTTAATAGGAAaactatttatgttattttgtttgttttataaatagacACGCtcgaagatttaaaaaaaactatctatTATAAAAGGAGTAAGATATATTTCtctaatactttaatattatagtaaagtaataattatagtaaattacctatttaaataatgtcCATAATACACTCTGTTCAGTGAGAGAACACTCAAATTCTATACGCATCCCCACGCGGTACCCTGCCAATCGAGACTGGTTCCATTATATGGCAGGGTGTCGCGCATGATGGAGATGCGCAGAAGAATCGATTTACGTCGGGCCACGTCGTGTTCTTTGACTTCTTTCACTAGTTTCACTATGGTATAAAACTGGGgatt
It contains:
- the LOC100570611 gene encoding uncharacterized protein LOC100570611, encoding MSILNCSNRKSLTSQEDLDQMILDVIINAHLPFNLVSHESFKTIISKGYPGRTVLCRQTLMKRIDNSYKVAFDKLKNKLNLVEFVSTTADAWSTFKRSYLGITVHWIDTETFERQSYLLSIKPLKGKHTYDVLARAMESRIFLGFVASRLQPRTSH